ATACCATATCAAAGTGCTGCTGCTGACCAACATCAGTAACATATATAATCCAATCAGCTTTCTCTTCATTGAGGCGATACCTATACATGGCAAGCAATaagcaaaattaaatttttactccAAACCcaatctttttctttcttcacaTAAACATTGCCACCAAATGAGCATTAACAAACTCCATAGGAGCTAGCAATCTTATTCccaagaaaaaagagagaatttCAAAAGTCTCCACTAACAGTGGATCTGCAAAAACAAACAGAGGCCAGTTCTGGAGATTCTTTGAACTGTCAACGCagttaagagagagagagatgcctAATAATCTTCCATTTTAGACTAGATAGAATCTAAAAAACTATTAAGTAAACTATCTCCAATTGTTCAGACAAAATAAGCTTCAAAATTTTTTCACTCAAGAACACAAATCATTTGATACATGAGCAAGGGACAAAACCAAAAAGAATACTTAGGATAATAAGATGAAGTCATCCAAAGCTCCAGATTTTGTTCAAAGCGGGCATATAAACTCACCAAAGAGCAGTTAGATCAGTTGAAGCATAGTTGTAACCACCATCACTCTTCACAACAATAAGAGGTATATTGATTCCTTCAATAAAGATCACACGAGCACCTTCACTTTCTTCAACCAATCCTTGATTGCTCAATCCCTCCAAAACCCCAGGAATGAATGGATTGTAAAAGCTTTCTCCCTGCAAACAGGGAATCACATAAAGACATTCATGTGcattttctttccatattttgggtattaattgtgtgattaaaatttaaaacaaataagaGATTTTTCATGCTTGATGGATTTAATAAGATATGAAGCCCATTTAGCCTATTGTGCAAGGTTAGTTGAAATGATCaaccaaaagaaaagaagacaaGCAATTCAAAACCATTCTCATCACTTAAACATTATCAAATATTCAGATATAACTTCAGTTAAGACCAATGTTTTGAAAACCTGTCTGGTCATTGAACTGGTGAAGACAGAGAGCTAATGATTTAAAATTCAACTAAGGTCAAGCCAGGGTTAAACcggtatattattaaataaatattagggTAAATTTCTTTTATGTTCCTgagttatatcaaaattaatacaTATATCCCTCTATTTCTAAAACTTAATAGTTTAGTTCCTAGTATTTTGACTCCGATAAATTGGAAGTCCCTCTATTTTACGTTCCTGAGTTATGTGGTTTGCTAATCACACCACTACACTGCATCTCTTAAATCAAGGGTTTTCTAATTGAACTGAACCAGACTAAGGTGCAGTTTTCAAATAAACTGATCCAGCCAGCCGGTCTGGTTCAGTTTTAACGACCATGGTTAAGACACTCTCAGTCTACTCCAGAagaacatccatgcaaaatatCATCTTATTGTAACCATGGCCTAGAAATTAAAGGAAGGAGCCTTAGAAAATGGTGCATATCACATGTTTGTTGATTAAAAAAATGTTGTTTGTAAAAAGAAAGCACATTACTAATTCTCCAATCAGCCCAAGTTGAATTCACATGTAGCTTTCTAAAACCGATTTATTTTGGATTCATAAAATAGTTGTTGTATAAAAAAGATGAATATTTACCTTTTCTTCAAGATGAACCCCAAGGCGTTGATAGACCTTATCAAATTCCTTCCTGCTAATGTCACAGATCTGCGCCCATGCTTGGCGGTACTTGGGTTCTCCACCCTGTATCCAAAAAAGAATTTCAGTCCTTCCCTAAAAAGTTTAATAAGTCCTATATTGCCAAGATAATGCATGATGAAACAACCTATAAGTCCTTCAAATTAAAAGGCAAATAATTTACCTGGAGACGAACAACTGCTTTCTGTGCCTTCTCCTTAAAAGCAGGATCAGCATCGAATCTCTGTTTTGATGCTTTATAGAAGGCCTGCATAATGCATCCCTCACATTAGAATATCAGGAATCATATGTAAGAAAATTTATCACATCTGGACCTATTTCTGAAAACCACGTTATCCAATATTCAAGCATCAAAAAGTCatgtaccaaaaaaaaaaacagacaacaaaaagaaagagagagagagagagagagagagagagagagagcatatTGACTTCATTATGTCTCTAATGCTGTCCAGGTTATTATAGATTCGACATACTATCTCAATAATGATATTGCACAAGAGGCTGCACTTGATATAAAGGCTGAGATGGAATTAGATGACACAATTTTTTGTTTTCTAGCAATGGTGTACATTTGGGACAAGCTGACAAGGCAATGGGTTCTCGTCCTGTCTCTTCTTAGATCTTTGAATACTCAAGAAGCAGCAAACTATTTGCATTCTCCAGACATAATCACATTAATTTTATCCCAATAACGTCCTTAACCACATAAGGTTTTGGTCATGTTTGATTTTCCTTTTTGGAATTGaaagtaaaatattaaaaatataaaagttagacATTAGATcttcaaataaaataacaaaatatcacttaaaatattttttttttaaaaaaagaaaatattaaataatgtgtaatgaatattttattttttacttgcacatatagtaaaataaaaatctagTTAGTAATATTAAAGCATAGAAAACtgctaactaaaattaaaacataaCAGGAAATCCACTTCAACagttaaattttcataatttaaaaacaGCTATTACGCACCTGTAGATCTCCAACAGCTGTTTCATTAACATCTTTGAAGTTTGGGAACTTTTCAAAGAGGAATTCAATCAACATGCCAAACTGCAAAGCAATTGCAGCAGACTTTAGCAGAGGCCTAATCATGTCACATCTTTGATAAACCATATATACAATATTAGTGAACATGAAAGATAGAAGACACATGTCCATCACACCAGGAACTTATCAAAGGAGAAAGAGATATGGAACAAAGATGAATCAAATTATAATCTCTCAAAAGAGAAAGATAGTGACCATGGGGGATATAAACTCTCTCAGGAAGCATGGTACCTGTGTCCCCCAATCGCCAACATGATTTCGTCGAAGCACATCAACCTTTGAGAATTCAAGCATTCGAGCTAGTGTGTCACCAATTATAGTAGATCTTAAATGGCCAACATGCATTTCTTTTGCAATATTGGGTGAGGAAAAGTCCACCACAGCCCTGTTGATTGAGATCTTGGGCGCCCAAGTATCAATACCATCAATCAGCATCTTTTGAATTTTCTGCAGCCACAACAATCTAACATAAAGAATCTTACACAAATCTCCTAAGTGCAATACTAAAATCACAGTATGGTAAAACTTTttaaggaaaacataaaaagcACACAAGaagttcataaaataaatagagacAGTGAATAGGCAAACACCTCAGCCAACCAGGTCTTTGACAAAACAACATTCACAAAACCAGGTCCTGCCACAGAGCAAGATTCTATCATTTCAGAAGAAGGAAGGTTTCTCATTATAGCCTGGCAAAAGAAACATTAAATGTAAAAGAATTTATTTCAACCAATTATGCAATGTCACCAATGGGGGAaaaggaagaggaagaaaatgagagagagGCAAAAAAGATCAAGGAAGCTaattcatacacaatcaagtgATTTCTAACATGACAATTATCCATACCTGTCCAACTGCTGGAGGACCCTTAAAATCAGtagtttttccttttattttagaCCAAAGGCTCATGGCATTATTACTGCAGCAAATAAACAGTAACACATCATCATAAAATTAGCAAGAAACACCAATTCAGAATCAAATAGTGTTCTACTACCAGCAGAGATAAAAATCACACACATACATATATGATTTCAGCTAGCTTATTACCATTGGTAATCGCCAAATTTGGCAGTGCAGGCGGCAACCAAAGGCTCAACATCGAGCACACTAGGGACAGTTTCTCTAAGAGATGCTTCAAACAGTTTCGATAATTGTTTCTTTAAATTGCCACTATTCTCCTCACTCATCTTCAACAGAAACATTCAAATATTAGCTCTTCAAGATAAAAATCTCTTCCTCTATAAACATTCATATACAATCA
The genomic region above belongs to Manihot esculenta cultivar AM560-2 chromosome 3, M.esculenta_v8, whole genome shotgun sequence and contains:
- the LOC110612001 gene encoding arginine--tRNA ligase, cytoplasmic isoform X1 is translated as MIGSSLALLLAPVSPPSLSFNRLSHFHSSPLFASDLLRATSRRLALARKTQSISTTANMSEENSGNLKKQLSKLFEASLRETVPSVLDVEPLVAACTAKFGDYQCNNAMSLWSKIKGKTTDFKGPPAVGQAIMRNLPSSEMIESCSVAGPGFVNVVLSKTWLAEKIQKMLIDGIDTWAPKISINRAVVDFSSPNIAKEMHVGHLRSTIIGDTLARMLEFSKVDVLRRNHVGDWGTQFGMLIEFLFEKFPNFKDVNETAVGDLQAFYKASKQRFDADPAFKEKAQKAVVRLQGGEPKYRQAWAQICDISRKEFDKVYQRLGVHLEEKGESFYNPFIPGVLEGLSNQGLVEESEGARVIFIEGINIPLIVVKSDGGYNYASTDLTALWYRLNEEKADWIIYVTDVGQQQHFDMVFKAAKRAGWLPANGSMFPKASHVGFGLVLGDDGKRFRTRASDVVRLVDLLDEAKTRSKAALVERGKAEEWTEEELEQTAEAIGYGAIKYADLKNNRLTNYTFSYDQMLNDKGNTAVYLLYAHARICSIIRKSGKDVEELKKTGVLVLGHPDERALGLHLLQFAETVEEACTNLLPNVLCEYLYNLSEYFTKFYSNCQVVGSAEETSRLLLCEATAVVMRKCFFLLGIVPVYKI
- the LOC110612001 gene encoding arginine--tRNA ligase, chloroplastic/mitochondrial isoform X2, producing the protein MSEENSGNLKKQLSKLFEASLRETVPSVLDVEPLVAACTAKFGDYQCNNAMSLWSKIKGKTTDFKGPPAVGQAIMRNLPSSEMIESCSVAGPGFVNVVLSKTWLAEKIQKMLIDGIDTWAPKISINRAVVDFSSPNIAKEMHVGHLRSTIIGDTLARMLEFSKVDVLRRNHVGDWGTQFGMLIEFLFEKFPNFKDVNETAVGDLQAFYKASKQRFDADPAFKEKAQKAVVRLQGGEPKYRQAWAQICDISRKEFDKVYQRLGVHLEEKGESFYNPFIPGVLEGLSNQGLVEESEGARVIFIEGINIPLIVVKSDGGYNYASTDLTALWYRLNEEKADWIIYVTDVGQQQHFDMVFKAAKRAGWLPANGSMFPKASHVGFGLVLGDDGKRFRTRASDVVRLVDLLDEAKTRSKAALVERGKAEEWTEEELEQTAEAIGYGAIKYADLKNNRLTNYTFSYDQMLNDKGNTAVYLLYAHARICSIIRKSGKDVEELKKTGVLVLGHPDERALGLHLLQFAETVEEACTNLLPNVLCEYLYNLSEYFTKFYSNCQVVGSAEETSRLLLCEATAVVMRKCFFLLGIVPVYKI